In one Vulgatibacter incomptus genomic region, the following are encoded:
- the xerC gene encoding tyrosine recombinase XerC has translation MAAAPPSPILPKSEALPEPVLAFLEHLRVQRRYSPRTLGEYESDLRQLCAYLEERRIDLLKVDSLCLRGFLARMHGHLAPASVARKLAAIRSLYRHLQKLGLVEANPGTLVATPKQPKALPKVVPIDEVTALLETPKADTALGARDRAILEVLYGGGLRCSELCGLDLSSLDRSAGTLRVLGKGRKERLVPIGSKAREALDRWLDLRPRLFSTARRGQDPHALFVNYRGGRLSTRWVARALDRYTRICALQRNVHPHALRHSFATHLLDNGADLRGIQELLGHASVSTTQRYTHVTVEHLMAVYDKAHPRA, from the coding sequence ATGGCCGCCGCCCCTCCTTCGCCGATCCTCCCCAAATCCGAGGCGCTCCCCGAGCCGGTGCTCGCTTTCCTCGAGCACCTCCGGGTGCAGCGGCGCTACTCGCCTCGCACCCTGGGTGAATACGAGAGCGACCTCCGGCAGCTCTGCGCCTACCTCGAGGAGCGCCGGATCGACCTGCTGAAGGTGGACTCGCTCTGCCTGCGCGGCTTCCTAGCCCGCATGCACGGCCACCTCGCGCCCGCATCCGTCGCGCGCAAGCTCGCGGCGATCCGCTCCCTCTACCGCCACCTGCAGAAGCTCGGCCTCGTCGAGGCCAACCCCGGCACGCTGGTGGCCACCCCCAAGCAGCCCAAAGCCCTCCCCAAGGTCGTGCCCATCGACGAGGTCACCGCGCTCCTCGAGACGCCGAAGGCCGACACCGCCCTCGGCGCACGAGACCGGGCGATCCTCGAGGTCCTCTACGGCGGCGGTCTGCGCTGCTCCGAGCTCTGCGGCCTCGACCTCTCGAGCCTCGACCGGAGCGCGGGTACCCTGCGGGTGCTCGGCAAGGGGCGCAAGGAGCGGCTCGTCCCCATCGGCAGCAAGGCCCGGGAGGCCCTCGATCGCTGGCTCGACCTCCGTCCCCGGCTCTTCTCCACCGCGCGCCGCGGGCAGGATCCCCACGCCCTCTTCGTGAACTATCGCGGGGGCAGGCTCTCCACCCGATGGGTCGCGCGGGCCCTCGATCGCTACACGCGCATCTGCGCGCTGCAGCGGAACGTCCACCCGCACGCCCTGCGCCACTCCTTCGCCACCCACCTCCTCGACAATGGCGCCGACCTCCGCGGCATCCAGGAGCTCCTCGGTCACGCCTCGGTGTCCACCACCCAGCGCTACACCCACGTCACCGTCGAGCACCTGATGGCCGTCTACGACAAGGCCCACCCGCGGGCCTGA
- the hslU gene encoding ATP-dependent protease ATPase subunit HslU, translating to MKALTPREIVAELDRYIVGQKKAKRAVAIALRNRWRRQQVDPALRDEIAPKNIIMIGPTGVGKTEIARRLARLAHAPFVKVEASKYTEVGYVGRDVESMIRDLVEISIKLVRDEELERVHARAAGQAEERLLDLLAPGVAADRARATGFLAPATGSSEGVQAVGATSREELRQQLRAGKLDDRFVEVDVTEAPQLPMMQMFGPQGMEEMGLNLGEMLGNLPGPFGKKTRKKKMKVAEARNLLEQEEAGRMIDMERVKADGLKRAEESGIVFIDEIDKVAGRQGAGGGPDVSREGVQRDLLPIVEGSTVATKHGTVKTDHMLFVAAGAFHVAKPSDLIPELQGRFPIRVELEPLKQEDFVRILREPQNSLIKQYTALLDTEGVQLSFTDDAIDELARIAQLVNERTENIGARRLHTVMERLLDEVSFEATELPPGHPIRVDAAYVRQRLEDVVKDEDLSKYIL from the coding sequence ATGAAGGCCCTCACTCCTCGTGAAATCGTCGCCGAGCTCGACCGCTACATCGTCGGCCAGAAGAAGGCCAAGCGCGCGGTCGCCATCGCGCTGCGCAACCGGTGGCGGAGGCAGCAGGTCGATCCCGCGCTGCGCGACGAGATCGCGCCCAAGAACATCATCATGATCGGGCCCACCGGCGTCGGGAAGACCGAGATCGCCCGCCGGCTCGCGCGTCTCGCCCACGCGCCCTTCGTGAAGGTCGAGGCCTCCAAGTACACCGAGGTCGGCTACGTGGGCCGCGACGTCGAGTCGATGATCCGCGACCTCGTCGAGATCTCCATCAAGCTCGTGCGCGACGAAGAGCTCGAGCGGGTCCACGCCCGCGCTGCCGGCCAGGCCGAGGAGAGGCTCCTCGACCTCCTGGCGCCCGGCGTCGCCGCCGATCGAGCGCGAGCTACGGGCTTCCTCGCGCCTGCGACGGGGAGCAGCGAGGGCGTGCAGGCCGTGGGCGCCACGTCGCGCGAGGAGCTCCGCCAGCAGCTCCGGGCCGGCAAGCTCGACGACCGCTTCGTCGAGGTCGACGTCACCGAGGCCCCGCAGCTCCCGATGATGCAGATGTTCGGGCCTCAGGGCATGGAGGAGATGGGCCTCAACCTCGGCGAGATGCTCGGCAACCTGCCGGGCCCCTTCGGCAAGAAGACCCGCAAGAAGAAGATGAAGGTCGCCGAGGCGCGCAACCTGCTCGAGCAGGAGGAGGCCGGCCGCATGATCGATATGGAGCGGGTCAAGGCCGACGGCCTCAAGCGCGCCGAAGAGAGCGGCATCGTCTTCATCGACGAGATCGACAAGGTCGCCGGCAGGCAGGGCGCTGGCGGCGGCCCCGACGTCTCGCGGGAAGGCGTGCAGCGCGACCTCCTCCCCATCGTCGAGGGCTCCACCGTCGCCACCAAGCACGGCACCGTGAAGACCGACCACATGCTCTTCGTCGCGGCCGGCGCCTTCCACGTGGCCAAGCCCTCCGACCTGATCCCCGAGCTGCAGGGCCGCTTCCCCATCCGCGTCGAGCTCGAGCCGCTGAAGCAGGAGGACTTCGTCCGGATCCTTCGCGAGCCGCAGAATTCGCTCATCAAGCAGTACACGGCTCTCCTCGACACGGAGGGCGTCCAGCTCTCCTTCACCGACGACGCCATCGACGAGCTCGCCCGAATCGCCCAGCTCGTCAACGAGCGCACCGAGAACATCGGCGCGCGGCGGCTCCACACCGTGATGGAGCGCCTCCTCGACGAGGTCTCCTTCGAGGCCACGGAGCTCCCGCCCGGCCATCCGATCCGCGTCGACGCGGCCTACGTCCGCCAGCGCCTCGAGGACGTCGTCAAGGACGAGGACCTCAGCAAGTACATCCTGTGA
- the hslV gene encoding ATP-dependent protease subunit HslV, whose protein sequence is MSNPFDLHGTTILAVRRGRHVVIAGDGQVSMDKTIMKGNARKLRRLSEGRVIAGFAGGTADAFTLFEKFEARLKEHAHNLTRAAVELAKEWRTDKYLRRLEALLLVADEDRTLILTGAGDVIEPEHGAAAIGSGGHYALAAARALLDATDLPPKEIASRAMHIAAEICVYSNDKIVFEELGA, encoded by the coding sequence ATGAGCAATCCGTTCGACCTCCATGGCACCACCATCCTGGCGGTCCGCAGGGGCCGCCACGTGGTCATCGCCGGCGACGGCCAGGTGAGCATGGACAAGACGATCATGAAGGGGAACGCCCGCAAGCTGCGGCGCCTCTCCGAGGGGCGGGTGATCGCGGGCTTCGCTGGCGGCACCGCGGACGCCTTCACGCTCTTCGAGAAGTTCGAGGCCCGGCTCAAGGAGCACGCCCACAACCTCACCCGCGCCGCCGTGGAGCTCGCCAAGGAGTGGCGCACCGACAAGTACCTGCGCCGCCTCGAGGCGCTCCTGCTCGTTGCCGACGAGGATCGAACCCTGATCCTCACCGGCGCCGGCGACGTGATCGAGCCCGAGCACGGCGCCGCCGCCATCGGCAGCGGCGGGCACTACGCCCTCGCCGCCGCCCGCGCGCTCCTCGACGCCACCGACCTCCCGCCCAAGGAGATCGCCTCCCGCGCCATGCACATCGCCGCGGAGATCTGCGTGTACTCCAACGACAAGATCGTCTTCGAGGAGCTCGGAGCATGA
- the uvrC gene encoding excinuclease ABC subunit UvrC: protein MDAALRQKLDDLPVSPGVYLMKDREGEVVYVGKAVNLRSRVRSYFQPSTSDTRAFVPFLDELLGDIEVILVHNEKEALILESTLIKRHKPRFNVMLRDDKAFICLRLDERHPYPRLEVVRRMKRDGARYFGPYSSATAIRETLRTINRFFQLRTCTDQVLAKRTRPCLLFQIKRCPAPCVYEVPQEEYRRSVRETVLFLEGKEPELVEGLRLRMKQAAADLRFEEAAQVRDQVRAIEKTLEKQQTVFGEQLDQDVFGFWREGPSLVIEVLFVRTGKLISAQSFPFTGQEFPTEELLASFIDQYYATGAAVPDEVLLPVVLEQADFTSEVLSERKGRKVRVMTPMRGDKKRLMEMATKNAEHAFLESKKKNRTNEEILERLQQRLELQRLPRRIECFDISNFQGTMVVASQVAALDGEADKARYRHYRIKTVEGQDDFASMYEVISRRVARGDLPDLLLIDGGKGQLNAARAAVKDAGVLDQVELASLAESHVVGETADGGVKRSPERVFLPGKKDPLVLRPNSAELFVLQRLRDEAHRFAITFHQKLRRARNFQSILEEIPGVGEKRRRSLLRHFGSLKRIRSATAEEIAEVEGFNLALGKRIAEFLARPEEDPDRDSELPEGAAQSMDAAAEVAEAVQDPDQRLSDEEEAIEAVSEVGPQSTGTGRID, encoded by the coding sequence ATGGACGCCGCCCTCCGCCAGAAGCTCGATGACCTGCCCGTCTCCCCCGGCGTGTACCTGATGAAGGATCGCGAGGGGGAGGTGGTCTACGTCGGTAAGGCGGTGAACCTCCGCTCCCGCGTCCGCTCGTATTTCCAGCCCTCCACCTCCGACACCCGCGCCTTCGTCCCCTTCCTGGACGAGCTCCTCGGCGACATCGAGGTGATCCTCGTCCACAACGAGAAGGAGGCGCTGATCCTCGAGAGCACGTTGATCAAGCGGCACAAGCCGCGGTTCAACGTGATGCTCCGGGACGACAAGGCGTTCATCTGCCTGCGTCTCGACGAGCGGCATCCCTACCCGCGGCTCGAGGTGGTCCGCCGCATGAAACGGGATGGCGCCCGCTACTTCGGCCCCTACTCGAGCGCCACGGCGATCCGGGAGACCCTGCGGACGATCAACCGCTTCTTCCAGCTCCGCACCTGTACGGATCAGGTGCTCGCCAAGCGCACCAGGCCCTGCCTCCTCTTCCAGATCAAGCGCTGCCCGGCGCCTTGCGTCTACGAGGTCCCGCAGGAGGAGTATCGGCGCAGCGTGCGCGAGACCGTGCTCTTCCTCGAGGGCAAGGAGCCGGAGCTTGTCGAGGGCCTGCGGCTGCGCATGAAGCAGGCCGCGGCGGACCTCCGCTTCGAGGAGGCCGCCCAGGTCCGCGACCAGGTGCGGGCGATCGAGAAGACCCTGGAGAAGCAGCAGACCGTCTTCGGCGAGCAGCTCGACCAGGACGTCTTCGGCTTCTGGAGGGAGGGGCCGAGCCTGGTGATAGAGGTCCTCTTCGTCCGCACCGGCAAGCTGATCTCCGCCCAGAGCTTCCCCTTCACCGGGCAGGAGTTCCCCACGGAGGAGCTCCTCGCGTCGTTCATCGACCAGTACTACGCCACCGGCGCGGCGGTCCCCGACGAGGTGCTCCTGCCGGTCGTCCTCGAGCAGGCGGACTTCACCTCCGAGGTGCTCTCGGAGCGGAAGGGCCGCAAGGTCCGGGTGATGACGCCCATGCGCGGCGACAAGAAGCGCCTCATGGAGATGGCGACCAAGAACGCCGAGCACGCCTTCCTGGAGAGCAAGAAGAAGAACCGGACGAACGAGGAGATCCTGGAGCGGCTCCAGCAGCGCCTCGAGCTCCAGCGGCTCCCCCGGCGGATCGAGTGCTTCGACATCTCGAACTTCCAGGGGACGATGGTGGTGGCGAGCCAGGTCGCTGCCCTCGACGGCGAGGCCGACAAGGCGCGGTACCGGCACTATCGGATCAAGACCGTCGAAGGCCAGGACGACTTCGCCTCCATGTACGAGGTGATCTCACGACGAGTCGCCAGGGGCGATCTTCCGGACCTCCTGCTCATCGACGGCGGCAAGGGTCAGCTCAACGCGGCGAGGGCCGCGGTGAAGGACGCCGGTGTGCTCGACCAGGTCGAGCTGGCGTCGCTCGCCGAGAGCCACGTGGTCGGGGAGACCGCCGACGGCGGCGTGAAGAGGAGCCCCGAGCGGGTGTTCCTCCCGGGCAAGAAGGATCCGCTCGTCCTGCGGCCGAACTCCGCCGAGCTCTTCGTGCTCCAGCGGCTCCGGGACGAGGCCCACCGCTTCGCGATCACCTTCCACCAAAAGCTCCGCCGTGCGCGGAACTTCCAATCGATCCTGGAGGAGATCCCCGGAGTGGGGGAGAAGCGCCGGCGATCGCTCCTGCGCCACTTCGGCTCCCTGAAGCGGATCCGCTCGGCGACGGCGGAGGAGATCGCCGAGGTCGAGGGCTTCAACCTGGCCCTCGGCAAGCGGATCGCCGAGTTCCTGGCGCGCCCCGAAGAGGACCCCGATCGCGACTCGGAACTCCCGGAGGGAGCGGCGCAGTCGATGGACGCGGCGGCGGAGGTAGCGGAGGCGGTCCAGGACCCCGACCAGCGCCTGAGCGACGAGGAAGAGGCGATCGAGGCGGTGTCGGAAGTGGGACCACAAAGCACTGGGACCGGGCGAATCGACTGA
- the cutA gene encoding divalent-cation tolerance protein CutA, with protein sequence MSDSSAIVVLVTAPDEEQAAGLARRLVEERLAACGNIVPRIRSIYRWEGRVEDGAEALLLLKTRAELFERLRARVVELHPYECPEVLRLGVEAGHEAYLEWIRASVASSSD encoded by the coding sequence GTGAGCGATTCTTCCGCGATCGTCGTGCTCGTCACGGCTCCCGACGAGGAACAGGCCGCCGGCCTCGCGCGCCGCCTCGTCGAGGAGCGGCTCGCGGCCTGCGGCAACATCGTGCCGCGGATCCGCTCGATCTACCGCTGGGAGGGCAGGGTGGAGGACGGCGCCGAGGCGCTGCTCCTGCTCAAGACCCGCGCGGAGCTCTTCGAGCGGCTCCGGGCGCGGGTAGTCGAGCTCCACCCGTACGAGTGCCCCGAGGTCCTGCGCCTGGGCGTCGAGGCCGGGCACGAGGCCTATCTCGAGTGGATCCGGGCGAGCGTCGCGTCATCCTCCGATTGA
- a CDS encoding TraR/DksA family transcriptional regulator, whose amino-acid sequence MTYDRHTLERMRQRLLERRYVVVRSTIGNQREIAELKGQQRTAEMEEDAQTSSAEFVLTRLSENQRREVGQIDAAVARIDAGTYGECIDCGETIPIERLEAVPYALRDSECTRRREAMAEPGREYPTL is encoded by the coding sequence GTGACCTACGATCGACACACCCTGGAGCGGATGCGCCAGCGCCTTCTCGAGCGGCGCTACGTGGTGGTGCGCAGCACCATCGGCAACCAGCGCGAGATCGCGGAGCTCAAGGGGCAGCAGCGGACCGCTGAGATGGAAGAGGATGCCCAGACCTCTTCGGCGGAGTTCGTGCTGACCCGACTGAGCGAGAACCAGCGGCGAGAGGTCGGCCAGATCGACGCGGCCGTGGCCCGGATCGACGCCGGGACCTACGGGGAGTGCATCGACTGCGGAGAGACGATCCCCATCGAGCGTCTGGAGGCCGTTCCCTACGCGCTCCGTGACTCGGAGTGCACGAGGCGTAGGGAGGCGATGGCGGAGCCGGGACGCGAGTACCCGACTCTCTAA
- a CDS encoding DUF507 family protein, producing MRLYPKVIPVIAREVVQTLMKENDIEVETLRIADAEMDMAAIMREYLASEERVNQATKEALERRGYDHSKFNQVKREMADVRGFKMGDEGIEYVIGQMIEFLLISRNVEEVFSEDAPLRRKIFAIFKKHLDLDAELDREARARMKNLTEGTAEWEVEYNRTMDQLKRARGLI from the coding sequence ATGCGACTCTACCCGAAAGTGATCCCGGTCATCGCCCGCGAGGTCGTCCAGACCTTGATGAAGGAGAACGACATCGAGGTGGAGACGCTGCGTATCGCGGACGCCGAGATGGACATGGCCGCGATCATGCGTGAGTACCTGGCCTCCGAGGAGCGGGTGAACCAGGCCACCAAGGAGGCCCTCGAGCGTCGCGGCTACGACCACTCCAAGTTCAACCAGGTGAAGCGCGAGATGGCAGACGTCCGCGGCTTCAAGATGGGGGACGAGGGGATCGAGTACGTCATCGGGCAGATGATCGAGTTTCTCCTCATCTCCCGAAACGTGGAGGAGGTCTTCTCCGAGGACGCTCCCCTGCGGCGGAAGATCTTCGCGATCTTCAAGAAGCACCTGGACCTCGACGCCGAGCTCGATCGCGAGGCCCGTGCCCGGATGAAGAACCTCACCGAGGGCACGGCCGAGTGGGAGGTCGAGTACAACCGGACGATGGACCAGCTCAAGCGCGCACGCGGCCTGATCTAG
- a CDS encoding ATP-binding protein: MSELVRARVVDHLQRLRLGQVAQRLDAILSEAARSDPTFLDFLDRLHTEEVGAKQRKRVTMGVQIAHIPAVKDLEDFDFRFQPSIDNKLVRELATGRFIANDENVLLFHPPGVGKTHLAI, translated from the coding sequence GTGAGCGAGCTCGTGCGCGCCCGCGTCGTCGACCACTTGCAGCGCCTCCGGCTCGGGCAGGTCGCCCAGCGTCTCGACGCCATCCTCTCCGAAGCCGCTCGAAGCGATCCGACCTTCCTAGACTTCCTCGACCGCCTCCATACCGAGGAGGTCGGCGCGAAGCAGCGGAAGCGCGTAACGATGGGCGTTCAGATTGCGCACATCCCAGCGGTGAAGGACCTCGAGGACTTCGATTTCCGCTTCCAGCCCTCCATCGACAACAAGCTGGTCCGCGAGCTCGCCACGGGCCGATTCATTGCGAACGACGAGAACGTCCTTCTCTTCCACCCTCCAGGCGTTGGCAAAACGCACCTGGCGATCTGA
- a CDS encoding ATP-binding protein: protein MLITTNQLVTHWGTVFGDDVLAAAILDRLLHHSHTLMIQGESYRPKQKRKARLVGGSTRKES, encoded by the coding sequence ATGCTCATCACGACTAACCAGCTCGTCACGCATTGGGGCACCGTCTTCGGCGACGACGTGCTCGCGGCGGCGATCCTCGACCGCCTGCTGCACCACAGTCACACCTTAATGATCCAGGGCGAGAGCTACCGTCCGAAACAGAAGCGCAAGGCACGGCTGGTCGGCGGCAGCACCAGGAAAGAGTCCTAA
- the trmFO gene encoding methylenetetrahydrofolate--tRNA-(uracil(54)-C(5))-methyltransferase (FADH(2)-oxidizing) TrmFO, which translates to MSETVVTVVGGGLAGSEAAFQLAKRGHRVRLVEMKPAKRTPAQVSDFLAELVCSNSFRSDNPENAVGLLHEELRRVGSLILASADEARVPAGDALAVDRVRFSTWITERIEANPAIERVHGELESLPEGHAIVATGPLTSDALARAIAEATQGGDGLYFYDAIAPIISAESIDHSIAFAQSRYGKGGGDDYLNLPLDEAQYHAFVAELRNGQKVVPHAFEEPKYFDGCLPVEVLAERGEETLAHGPMKPMGLSDPRTGNRPYAVVQLRREDAAGTSFNIVGFQTRLTWPEQRRIFRMLPGLAEAEFVRLGQIHRNTFLNGPALLGGDLSLRSRPELYFAGQIVGVEGYVESTAVGFLAALSMDARLRGVPFQPPPGDTALGALLRHVTGEAHPPGYDYQPTNITWGLFPPLQGRVRKAEKRTLLVERARASLDAWLAKAS; encoded by the coding sequence GTGAGCGAAACCGTGGTGACAGTGGTCGGTGGTGGCCTCGCCGGATCCGAGGCGGCGTTCCAGCTCGCCAAGCGCGGGCATCGCGTGCGCCTCGTCGAGATGAAGCCCGCCAAGCGCACCCCTGCCCAGGTGTCGGACTTCCTCGCCGAGCTCGTCTGCTCCAACTCCTTCCGCTCGGACAACCCTGAGAACGCGGTCGGCCTCCTCCATGAGGAGCTCCGGCGGGTGGGCTCGCTGATCCTGGCCTCCGCCGACGAGGCGCGGGTGCCCGCCGGCGACGCCCTCGCCGTGGACCGCGTCCGCTTCTCCACGTGGATCACCGAGCGGATCGAGGCGAACCCCGCCATCGAGCGCGTGCACGGCGAATTGGAGTCGCTTCCAGAGGGCCACGCGATCGTCGCCACCGGTCCCCTCACCTCGGACGCCCTCGCCCGCGCGATCGCCGAGGCCACCCAGGGTGGAGACGGGCTCTACTTCTACGACGCCATCGCGCCGATCATCTCCGCGGAGTCCATCGACCACTCGATCGCCTTCGCGCAGAGCCGCTACGGCAAGGGCGGCGGCGACGACTACCTGAACCTCCCGCTCGACGAGGCCCAGTACCACGCCTTCGTGGCCGAGCTGCGCAACGGGCAGAAGGTCGTGCCCCACGCCTTCGAGGAGCCCAAGTACTTCGACGGCTGCCTGCCGGTGGAGGTGCTGGCCGAGCGGGGCGAGGAGACCCTCGCCCACGGCCCGATGAAGCCGATGGGGCTCAGCGATCCGCGCACCGGCAACCGGCCCTACGCCGTGGTGCAGCTCCGCCGGGAGGACGCTGCGGGCACCTCCTTCAACATCGTCGGCTTCCAGACCCGGCTCACCTGGCCCGAGCAGCGGCGGATCTTCCGGATGCTCCCGGGCCTCGCCGAGGCCGAGTTCGTGAGGCTCGGGCAGATCCACCGGAACACCTTCCTCAACGGCCCGGCGCTCCTCGGTGGCGATCTCTCGCTCCGTTCGCGGCCGGAGCTCTACTTCGCGGGCCAGATCGTCGGCGTAGAGGGCTACGTGGAATCCACCGCGGTGGGTTTCCTCGCGGCCCTCTCCATGGACGCCCGCCTCCGCGGCGTGCCGTTCCAGCCGCCGCCCGGCGATACGGCCCTCGGCGCGCTGCTGCGCCACGTGACCGGCGAGGCCCATCCTCCCGGCTACGACTACCAGCCGACCAACATCACCTGGGGGCTCTTCCCGCCTCTCCAGGGCCGCGTCCGCAAGGCCGAGAAGCGCACGCTCCTGGTGGAGCGGGCACGGGCCTCCCTCGACGCCTGGCTCGCCAAGGCCTCCTGA
- a CDS encoding ATP-binding protein has protein sequence MRTTRTSFSSTLQALAKRTWRSESGGPSSRRGTRFFFTGATALLAALAKAETEGLLAEKLAYFAKPRLLMIDELGYLPFEKRSAHLFFQLVAKRFERGGHAHHD, from the coding sequence TTGCGAACGACGAGAACGTCCTTCTCTTCCACCCTCCAGGCGTTGGCAAAACGCACCTGGCGATCTGAGTCGGGAGGGCCGTCGTCGAGGCGGGGCACACGGTTCTTTTTCACCGGTGCCACGGCGCTGCTCGCTGCGTTAGCGAAGGCCGAAACCGAAGGTCTGCTTGCGGAGAAGCTAGCATACTTCGCGAAACCCAGGCTGCTAATGATCGACGAGCTGGGATACCTGCCGTTCGAGAAGCGAAGCGCCCACCTGTTCTTCCAGCTGGTCGCAAAGCGCTTTGAGCGCGGCGGCCATGCTCATCACGACTAA
- a CDS encoding PD40 domain-containing protein, which produces MRSPFFRSCLLPAILAAVVVAGCKAPPPKAYQGEGKLVAAGPAREVIAAPDGGAVAWLAAPDLAKDKGHNASDQTFIGTATFAPMGAPVTMGPGVATLPGSFFFSPTGAQVGALTRWSFKLQRGTLVVGDVAQSRARTVAEQVSFFAFSSDGARLGYVAENVLFVGPADGSRPAERIAEQIATFDFSPDGKSLVARRRALGGGQLVHADLEKGGEPRIVGEKVADYRWSPDGSRVAFTARNDEGTADLFVEKAGAKAERVGKGVTAFRYAPDGKHLAFIGDVTPKKQFGDLFVLGEDGAAVKIGEDVTELDFDPKGRRLAWLDKYNPHNRGGVLTWAELSAKPEARKLGSNVPSFVWSHDGSRLAYVQRQLAPVFSIDLYLATVGAEGDPAKVAQGVFGYSFATRDDRLYFRTQCIRNGRACDLQSVDVAHPAGAVRMIAKAIHTFEPADADESTLLVTYARTDADALDLAMVPADGSSKPRMLDERVLAGTKILRGGKARVAYAVLDPARLGVYVADAPAFDATAEGAR; this is translated from the coding sequence ATGCGTTCTCCGTTCTTCCGCTCCTGTCTCCTCCCGGCGATCCTCGCCGCCGTCGTCGTCGCCGGCTGCAAGGCGCCGCCGCCCAAGGCCTACCAGGGCGAAGGCAAGCTCGTCGCCGCTGGCCCGGCCCGCGAGGTGATCGCCGCTCCCGACGGCGGCGCCGTTGCCTGGCTCGCCGCGCCCGACCTCGCGAAGGACAAGGGGCACAACGCCTCCGATCAGACCTTCATCGGCACCGCGACCTTCGCGCCGATGGGCGCCCCCGTGACGATGGGGCCCGGTGTCGCCACGCTGCCCGGCTCGTTCTTCTTCTCGCCGACGGGGGCCCAGGTCGGCGCCCTCACGCGCTGGTCGTTCAAGCTCCAGCGCGGCACCCTCGTCGTCGGCGACGTCGCCCAGAGCCGGGCGCGTACCGTCGCCGAGCAGGTCTCCTTCTTCGCCTTCAGCTCGGACGGGGCCCGTCTTGGCTACGTCGCCGAGAACGTCCTTTTCGTGGGCCCGGCGGACGGCAGCCGCCCCGCCGAGCGGATCGCCGAGCAGATCGCGACCTTCGACTTCTCGCCGGACGGCAAGTCCCTCGTCGCCAGGCGTCGGGCCCTCGGCGGCGGGCAGCTCGTCCACGCCGATCTCGAGAAGGGCGGCGAGCCGCGAATCGTCGGCGAAAAGGTGGCCGACTACCGCTGGTCGCCCGACGGATCGCGCGTCGCGTTCACCGCCCGGAACGACGAGGGCACGGCCGATCTCTTCGTAGAGAAGGCCGGGGCCAAGGCGGAGCGGGTGGGGAAGGGCGTCACCGCCTTCCGCTACGCGCCGGACGGCAAGCATTTGGCGTTCATCGGCGACGTCACGCCCAAGAAGCAGTTCGGCGACCTCTTCGTCCTCGGTGAGGACGGGGCCGCCGTGAAGATCGGCGAGGACGTCACCGAGCTGGATTTCGATCCGAAGGGCCGCCGGCTCGCCTGGCTCGACAAGTACAACCCGCACAACCGCGGCGGGGTGCTCACCTGGGCGGAGCTCTCCGCGAAGCCCGAGGCGCGGAAGCTCGGATCCAACGTCCCGAGCTTCGTCTGGTCCCACGACGGCAGCCGCCTCGCATACGTGCAGCGGCAGCTCGCGCCGGTGTTCAGCATCGACCTCTACCTGGCGACCGTCGGGGCCGAGGGCGATCCCGCCAAGGTCGCCCAGGGCGTCTTCGGCTACTCCTTCGCGACGCGCGACGATCGGCTCTACTTCCGCACGCAGTGCATCCGCAACGGCCGCGCCTGCGACCTGCAGTCGGTCGACGTGGCCCATCCCGCTGGGGCGGTGAGGATGATCGCGAAGGCGATCCACACCTTCGAGCCGGCCGACGCGGACGAGTCGACCCTCCTCGTGACCTACGCGCGCACCGACGCCGACGCACTCGATCTGGCGATGGTGCCGGCGGACGGCTCGTCGAAGCCGCGCATGCTCGACGAGCGGGTGCTCGCCGGGACCAAGATCCTTCGCGGCGGCAAGGCCAGGGTGGCCTACGCCGTCCTCGATCCGGCGCGGCTGGGCGTCTACGTCGCCGACGCGCCCGCGTTCGACGCCACCGCCGAGGGCGCGCGCTGA